One Nocardioides luti DNA window includes the following coding sequences:
- the gndA gene encoding NADP-dependent phosphogluconate dehydrogenase, whose protein sequence is MSDELATIGLTGLAVMGRNLARNIARHGHRIAVHNRTTSRMTDLIDAFGGEAEEHGGAFVGSESLEDFVASIEKPRAILVMVKAGEPTDAVIDELVPLLDEGDIVVDAGNAHFTDTRRRQQALEEKGLHFVGMGVSGGEEGALNGPSIMVGGSEHAYERLGPIMEAIAAEVDGTPCCTHVGPDAAGHFVKMVHNGIEYADMQLIAESFDLLRSVGGLEPGAVADVFREWNEGDLESFLIEMTADVLSHTDAATGQPFVDVVEDAAEQKGTGRWTVQSALDLGVPITGIAEATFARSLSGHTEQREAARAVFSTTSEADTVEIDREAFVDDVRAALYASKVVAYAQGFDQIAAGAEENGWAIDLGSMATIWRGGCIIRAQFLDRIKEAYADEPDLTTLLTTPYFADAVKDGVDAWRRVVATAARAGVPVPAFASSLSYFDGLRRERLPAALIQALRDNFGAHTYRRTDREGTFHTLWAGDLTEKEMS, encoded by the coding sequence ATGAGCGACGAGCTCGCCACCATCGGACTGACCGGCCTCGCGGTGATGGGCCGCAACCTGGCCCGCAACATCGCGCGGCACGGCCACCGGATCGCCGTCCACAACCGCACCACGTCGCGGATGACCGACCTCATCGACGCGTTCGGCGGCGAGGCCGAGGAGCACGGTGGGGCGTTCGTCGGCTCGGAGAGCCTCGAGGACTTCGTGGCCTCGATCGAGAAGCCGCGCGCGATCCTGGTGATGGTCAAGGCCGGCGAGCCGACCGACGCCGTCATCGACGAGCTGGTCCCGCTGCTCGACGAGGGCGACATCGTCGTCGACGCGGGCAACGCGCACTTCACCGACACCCGGCGCCGCCAGCAGGCGCTGGAGGAGAAGGGCCTGCACTTCGTCGGGATGGGCGTGTCCGGCGGCGAGGAGGGCGCGCTCAACGGCCCGTCGATCATGGTCGGCGGCTCCGAGCACGCCTACGAGCGGCTCGGCCCGATCATGGAGGCGATCGCCGCCGAGGTCGACGGGACCCCGTGCTGCACCCACGTCGGCCCCGACGCGGCCGGCCACTTCGTGAAGATGGTCCACAACGGCATCGAGTACGCCGACATGCAGCTGATCGCCGAGTCCTTCGACCTGCTCCGCAGCGTGGGCGGCCTCGAGCCCGGTGCCGTCGCCGACGTGTTCCGCGAGTGGAACGAGGGTGACCTCGAGAGCTTCCTCATCGAGATGACCGCCGACGTGCTCAGCCACACCGATGCCGCGACCGGTCAGCCGTTCGTCGACGTCGTCGAGGACGCGGCCGAGCAGAAGGGCACCGGCCGCTGGACCGTGCAGAGCGCCCTCGACCTGGGCGTGCCGATCACCGGCATCGCCGAGGCCACCTTCGCGCGGAGCCTCTCCGGCCACACCGAGCAGCGCGAGGCCGCGCGCGCGGTCTTCTCGACCACCTCCGAGGCGGACACCGTCGAGATCGACCGCGAGGCCTTCGTCGACGACGTCCGCGCCGCGCTCTACGCCTCCAAGGTGGTGGCCTACGCGCAGGGCTTCGACCAGATCGCCGCGGGCGCCGAGGAGAACGGCTGGGCCATCGACCTCGGCTCGATGGCCACGATCTGGCGGGGCGGCTGCATCATCCGCGCGCAGTTCCTCGACCGCATCAAGGAGGCGTACGCCGACGAGCCGGACCTCACGACGCTGCTGACGACGCCGTACTTCGCCGACGCGGTCAAGGACGGCGTCGACGCCTGGCGCCGCGTCGTCGCGACGGCCGCCCGGGCCGGGGTGCCGGTCCCGGCGTTCGCCTCGTCGCTGTCCTACTTCGACGGGCTGCGCCGCGAGCGCCTGCCCGCCGCCCTGATCCAGGCGCTGCGCGACAACTTCGGCGCGCACACCTACCGCCGCACCGACCGGGAGGGCACCTTCCACACCCTCTGGGCGGGCGACCTCACCGAGAAGGAGAT
- a CDS encoding DUF7507 domain-containing protein, protein MLKRIATLAALVGLLVAALLAPTAAFAGSGSPAGNNGTVKIAEDGDFDTPSNDPHVGCTFTVEWYGFDKGSDIISTVSFEMQAPTADVALTVTGDTTVFVGGDDNSGGGSAAGLDGREPYTLAFKGAAHPQQGYHIKMTINTPGSNGADKKSKVFWVTGCAETVTPAPKMTMTKTVADSNDADTLASQGEVLTYSFSVTNTGNVPLTNVKITDAMIPALANGAVCAATLAVGATTTCPGMAPATHVVTAAEVAAGKVLNTATTTGTPPSGANVTAQATAKITSYAPPVVTPPGDTVTPAPSISLTKAVADSDDADSLASQDETLTYSFSVTNTGNVALTNVTLTDAMIPALANGALCVADLAVGATTTCPALPAATHLVSAADAAHGTVDNTATVTGTSPAGTHVSDQDSATITTVAPVVTPDPTPAPAPFTWDWTYADPSCSALTVVYPSNIPDGQANDVNVRILTHKGEVTLNFHNNEGFWGGTTLFDFLSHPKWPAGVTSYSVVWTQVGGTNYHWQGNVKCLIKDDGNPATADAPVGVTTVSGWRSSTVTVRKGQTVSADTVSVSQAGDQDLVLQVLRAGSARGASTWQDVKTVATDGDTAKVTFGRQLRKGTFKYRLVVAGSDTVTGAATKSFTVKVK, encoded by the coding sequence GTGCTCAAGCGCATCGCCACCCTCGCCGCCCTCGTCGGCCTGCTCGTCGCCGCGCTGCTCGCGCCGACCGCAGCCTTCGCCGGCAGCGGCAGCCCCGCCGGCAACAACGGCACGGTGAAGATCGCCGAGGACGGCGACTTCGACACCCCGAGCAACGACCCGCACGTCGGCTGCACCTTCACCGTCGAGTGGTACGGCTTCGACAAGGGCAGCGACATCATCTCCACGGTCAGCTTCGAGATGCAGGCCCCCACCGCGGACGTGGCCCTGACGGTCACCGGCGACACCACCGTCTTCGTGGGTGGCGACGACAACTCCGGCGGCGGCAGCGCCGCCGGCCTGGACGGCCGCGAGCCGTACACCCTCGCCTTCAAGGGCGCGGCGCACCCGCAGCAGGGCTACCACATCAAGATGACCATCAACACGCCCGGCTCCAACGGTGCGGACAAGAAGTCCAAGGTCTTCTGGGTCACCGGCTGCGCCGAGACCGTCACCCCCGCCCCCAAGATGACGATGACCAAGACGGTCGCCGACTCCAACGACGCCGACACGCTCGCCTCGCAGGGTGAGGTCCTCACCTACTCCTTCTCGGTCACCAACACCGGCAACGTGCCGCTCACCAACGTGAAGATCACCGACGCGATGATCCCGGCCCTGGCCAACGGCGCCGTCTGCGCCGCCACGCTCGCCGTCGGCGCGACCACCACCTGCCCCGGCATGGCACCGGCCACCCACGTGGTCACCGCAGCCGAGGTGGCGGCCGGGAAGGTCCTCAACACGGCCACCACCACCGGCACTCCGCCGAGCGGCGCGAACGTCACCGCCCAGGCGACCGCCAAGATCACCAGCTACGCCCCGCCGGTCGTCACGCCGCCCGGCGACACCGTGACGCCGGCGCCGTCGATCTCCCTGACGAAGGCAGTCGCGGACTCCGACGACGCCGACTCGCTGGCCTCGCAGGACGAGACGCTGACCTACAGCTTCTCGGTGACCAACACCGGCAACGTCGCCCTCACCAACGTCACCCTGACCGACGCGATGATCCCGGCCCTCGCCAACGGCGCCCTCTGCGTCGCCGATCTGGCCGTCGGCGCCACGACCACCTGCCCCGCCCTGCCGGCCGCCACCCACCTCGTCAGCGCGGCCGACGCGGCGCACGGCACCGTGGACAACACCGCGACCGTCACCGGCACCTCGCCGGCCGGCACCCACGTCAGCGACCAGGACTCGGCCACCATCACCACGGTCGCCCCGGTCGTCACCCCGGACCCGACGCCGGCCCCGGCGCCCTTCACCTGGGACTGGACCTACGCCGACCCCAGCTGCAGCGCCCTCACGGTCGTCTACCCGTCGAACATCCCCGACGGCCAGGCCAACGACGTCAACGTCCGGATCCTGACCCACAAGGGCGAGGTCACCCTGAACTTCCACAACAACGAGGGGTTCTGGGGCGGCACCACGCTGTTCGACTTCCTCAGCCACCCGAAGTGGCCGGCCGGCGTGACGTCGTACTCCGTGGTCTGGACCCAGGTCGGCGGCACGAACTACCACTGGCAGGGCAACGTCAAGTGCCTGATCAAGGACGACGGCAACCCCGCCACGGCCGACGCCCCGGTCGGTGTCACCACCGTCAGCGGCTGGCGCAGCAGCACGGTCACGGTCCGCAAGGGCCAGACCGTGTCGGCCGACACCGTCAGCGTCTCGCAGGCCGGCGACCAGGACCTGGTCCTGCAGGTGCTCCGTGCCGGCAGCGCCCGCGGCGCCTCCACCTGGCAGGACGTCAAGACGGTCGCCACCGACGGTGACACCGCCAAGGTCACCTTCGGCCGCCAGCTCCGCAAGGGCACGTTCAAGTACCGCCTCGTCGTGGCCGGCTCGGACACCGTCACCGGTGCCGCGACCAAGAGCTTCACCGTCAAGGTGAAGTGA
- a CDS encoding penicillin acylase family protein: MFSRSGPRPARRPAQRVGALVATLALVPVGAAVSTATGGSATAAPQVAAAAPTTSAGADARHRPTYHARIERTTHGIPHITADNFGDLGFGSGYAAAETSTCTLADTLLTGRGQRSRWFGPTGTYNDQVTLDASNLQVDAFVTDLRNRHVVEKLLADKVRGPGKQARAMVRGYTAGLNRYLAKVGPQGVTDPACHGAGYLKKRATPLDLWYGVYLANLLASSGVFVKEIVDADPPAPDDPGTPNPTAASIDRDALLKALGKDPESPFGSNATAIGGDATTTGKGMLLGNPHFPWNGRYRFTQQHLTIPGHYNVAGASLIGSPVVNIGWNNNVAWSHTVSTAYRFTPYEYKLVDGATTYATDPGPKTLEHRTVKVTVKQKDGSLKRVSEDLYRTPQGYVVDAPAIFLGWSPSSVWAIRDANAEQLRTVDTFLNMGKAKNVRDLLRRQDAAGGMPWVNTTAADRNGDALYADHSVVPNVPDALAEQCMTPTGRILDQAAGLPGLDGTFADSSCAWGTDEDSQRPGVFGAKNLPSEIRRDWVMNANDSYWLPNPAQPIEGYAGIIGCEQCERTMRTRMVSQYVIDRLASGKKESPRSLRGHEHANRVRAGEVMRQNGDLDTLCDQTGETKACAALHDWDGHSNTTSRGYAIFEEFIARLPAQGVWLTPFDPSDPLNTPRDLNTSNPQLVQAMSDAIGALRDRKIAFDAPWGKLQVAGDRGAPRIPLGGGTGDAAGNANALASRYTKAHGRYRPITYGSSHIQAIAFLSGGRVNARTILTYGQSEDPRSPWSTDQTRMFSQKKWVHFAWTRAQIRKDLVSSYRVSG, translated from the coding sequence ATGTTCTCCCGTAGCGGTCCACGCCCAGCGCGACGCCCTGCTCAACGAGTCGGGGCCCTCGTCGCCACCCTCGCCCTCGTCCCGGTCGGGGCCGCCGTCTCGACGGCCACCGGCGGCAGCGCCACCGCCGCCCCGCAGGTCGCCGCGGCGGCCCCGACGACCTCCGCCGGCGCGGACGCCCGCCACCGGCCGACGTACCACGCCCGCATCGAGCGGACCACGCACGGCATCCCGCACATCACCGCCGACAACTTCGGCGACCTCGGCTTCGGCAGCGGGTACGCCGCCGCCGAGACGTCGACCTGCACGCTGGCCGACACGCTGCTGACCGGCCGGGGGCAGCGCTCGCGCTGGTTCGGCCCGACCGGCACCTACAACGACCAGGTCACCCTGGACGCCTCGAACCTCCAGGTCGACGCGTTCGTCACCGACCTGCGCAACCGCCACGTCGTGGAGAAGCTGCTCGCGGACAAGGTGCGCGGCCCCGGCAAGCAGGCCCGCGCGATGGTGCGCGGCTACACCGCCGGGCTCAACCGCTACCTCGCGAAGGTCGGCCCGCAGGGCGTGACCGACCCCGCCTGCCACGGTGCCGGCTACCTCAAGAAGCGCGCCACCCCGCTGGACCTCTGGTACGGCGTCTACCTGGCCAACCTGCTCGCGTCGAGCGGCGTCTTCGTCAAGGAGATCGTCGACGCCGACCCGCCGGCCCCGGACGACCCGGGCACCCCGAACCCGACCGCGGCCTCGATCGACCGCGACGCGCTGCTCAAGGCGCTGGGCAAGGACCCCGAGTCGCCGTTCGGCTCCAACGCCACGGCCATCGGCGGCGACGCGACCACCACCGGCAAGGGCATGCTGCTCGGCAACCCGCACTTCCCGTGGAACGGCCGCTACCGCTTCACCCAGCAGCACCTGACGATCCCCGGTCACTACAACGTGGCCGGCGCCTCGCTGATCGGCTCGCCCGTCGTGAACATCGGGTGGAACAACAACGTGGCGTGGAGCCACACCGTGTCCACGGCGTACCGCTTCACGCCGTACGAGTACAAGCTGGTCGACGGCGCCACGACGTACGCCACCGACCCCGGCCCGAAGACGCTCGAGCACCGCACCGTCAAGGTGACCGTCAAGCAGAAGGACGGCTCGCTGAAGCGGGTCTCCGAGGACCTCTACCGCACGCCGCAGGGCTACGTCGTGGACGCCCCCGCCATCTTCCTCGGCTGGTCGCCGAGCAGCGTCTGGGCGATCCGTGACGCGAACGCCGAGCAGCTCCGCACGGTCGACACCTTCCTCAACATGGGCAAGGCGAAGAACGTGCGCGACCTGCTGCGGCGCCAGGACGCCGCGGGCGGGATGCCGTGGGTCAACACGACCGCGGCGGACCGCAACGGCGACGCGCTGTACGCCGACCACTCGGTCGTCCCGAACGTCCCGGACGCCCTGGCCGAGCAGTGCATGACCCCGACCGGGCGCATCCTCGACCAGGCGGCCGGCCTGCCCGGCCTCGACGGCACCTTCGCCGACTCCTCGTGCGCCTGGGGGACCGACGAGGACTCGCAGCGCCCCGGTGTCTTCGGCGCGAAGAACCTGCCCTCGGAGATCCGCCGCGACTGGGTGATGAACGCCAACGACTCCTACTGGCTGCCCAACCCGGCCCAGCCGATCGAGGGCTACGCCGGCATCATCGGCTGCGAGCAGTGCGAGCGCACGATGCGCACGCGGATGGTCTCGCAGTACGTCATCGACCGGCTCGCGTCGGGCAAGAAGGAGTCGCCGCGGAGCCTGCGCGGCCACGAGCACGCCAACCGGGTCCGCGCCGGCGAGGTGATGCGCCAGAACGGCGACCTCGACACCCTGTGCGACCAGACCGGTGAGACGAAGGCCTGCGCCGCGCTGCACGACTGGGACGGCCACTCGAACACCACGTCGCGCGGCTACGCGATCTTCGAGGAGTTCATCGCCCGGCTGCCCGCCCAGGGCGTCTGGCTCACGCCGTTCGACCCGAGCGACCCGCTCAACACCCCGCGCGACCTGAACACCAGCAACCCGCAGCTGGTGCAGGCGATGAGCGACGCCATCGGTGCGTTGCGCGACCGCAAGATCGCCTTCGACGCGCCCTGGGGCAAGCTCCAGGTCGCGGGGGACCGGGGCGCGCCGCGGATCCCGCTCGGGGGCGGCACGGGTGACGCGGCCGGCAACGCGAACGCGCTGGCCTCGCGCTACACGAAGGCGCACGGCCGCTACCGGCCGATCACCTACGGCTCGTCGCACATCCAGGCGATCGCGTTCCTGTCCGGCGGCCGGGTCAACGCCCGGACGATCCTGACCTACGGCCAGTCGGAGGACCCCCGCTCGCCGTGGTCGACCGACCAGACGCGGATGTTCTCGCAGAAGAAGTGGGTGCACTTCGCGTGGACCCGGGCCCAGATCCGCAAGGACCTGGTCAGCAGCTACCGCGTCAGCGGCTGA
- a CDS encoding GroES family chaperonin, translating to MSDKTPIKMLHDRVMVEVDREAGERRSSGGIVIPATAAMGARRLTWSTVVAVGPHARAVEAGDKVLFDPEDKAEVEVHGEVYVVLRERDVHAVAAERLADESTGLYL from the coding sequence ATGAGCGACAAGACCCCCATCAAGATGCTCCACGACCGCGTCATGGTCGAGGTGGACCGCGAGGCCGGCGAGCGCCGCTCCTCGGGCGGCATCGTGATCCCCGCGACCGCCGCCATGGGCGCGCGTCGCCTGACCTGGTCGACCGTCGTCGCCGTCGGGCCGCACGCCCGTGCGGTCGAGGCGGGGGACAAGGTGCTCTTCGACCCCGAGGACAAGGCCGAGGTCGAGGTGCACGGCGAGGTGTACGTCGTCCTCCGCGAGCGGGACGTGCACGCCGTCGCCGCCGAGCGGCTCGCCGACGAGTCGACCGGCCTCTACCTCTGA
- a CDS encoding DUF3618 domain-containing protein, which translates to MTKELTDLEREIEETRERLATTIDQLLYRSHPKTIVSREVSAIKGHYVDEATGQPRTDNILKTVGGVVGVIVLLAVIRKVAS; encoded by the coding sequence GTGACCAAGGAACTGACGGACCTCGAGCGCGAGATCGAAGAGACGCGCGAGCGCCTGGCGACCACGATCGACCAGCTGCTCTACCGCTCGCACCCGAAGACCATCGTCAGCCGCGAGGTGAGCGCCATCAAGGGCCACTACGTCGACGAGGCCACGGGCCAGCCCCGCACCGACAACATCCTCAAGACCGTCGGCGGTGTCGTCGGCGTGATCGTGCTGCTCGCCGTCATCCGCAAGGTCGCGAGCTGA
- the bcp gene encoding thioredoxin-dependent thiol peroxidase: MDRLAAGDTAPDFTLTDDAGSEVTLSDLRGRKVIVYFYPAAMTPGCTKQACDFTESLDSLRGGGYEVLGISPDKPEKLAKFREKDALSITLLSDPDKAVMTSYGAFGEKKLYGKVVQGVIRSTFVIDEHGVVELAQYNVKATGHVAKLRKDLGLAS; this comes from the coding sequence ATGGATCGTCTCGCCGCCGGTGACACCGCACCCGACTTCACGCTCACGGACGACGCGGGCTCGGAGGTCACGCTCTCCGACCTCCGCGGCCGCAAGGTCATCGTCTACTTCTACCCCGCCGCGATGACGCCGGGCTGCACCAAGCAGGCCTGCGACTTCACCGAGTCGCTCGACTCGCTGCGCGGTGGCGGCTACGAGGTGCTCGGCATCTCCCCCGACAAGCCCGAGAAGCTCGCGAAGTTCCGCGAGAAGGACGCCCTGTCGATCACCCTGCTCTCCGACCCGGACAAGGCCGTCATGACGTCGTACGGCGCGTTCGGCGAGAAGAAGCTCTACGGCAAGGTCGTCCAGGGCGTGATCCGGTCGACCTTCGTGATCGACGAGCATGGCGTGGTCGAGCTCGCGCAGTACAACGTCAAGGCCACCGGCCACGTCGCGAAGCTGCGCAAGGACCTCGGCCTCGCGTCCTAG
- a CDS encoding TMEM175 family protein, whose product MRTSRLEAFSDGVLAIIITIMVLELRPPDGDHLGDLLDSSTSFLTYVLSFVYIGIYWNNHHHMFQLVRRVDGRVLWANLHLLFWLSLYPFTTAWMDESDLARTPLMVYGVNLLAAALAYYVLVLVIKRAEGPGGPFAEAIGSDVKGKISPVLYLAGIGSALVAGWLALLFYAVVAALWLVPDRRMEAYAAAHDLVE is encoded by the coding sequence ATGCGGACCAGTCGCCTCGAGGCGTTCAGCGACGGCGTGCTCGCGATCATCATCACGATCATGGTGCTCGAGCTGCGGCCGCCCGACGGCGACCACCTCGGCGACCTGCTCGACTCGTCGACGAGCTTCCTGACCTACGTCCTGAGCTTCGTCTACATCGGGATCTACTGGAACAACCACCACCACATGTTCCAGCTCGTACGCCGGGTGGACGGGCGGGTCCTGTGGGCCAACCTGCACCTGCTCTTCTGGCTGTCGCTCTACCCGTTCACCACGGCCTGGATGGACGAGAGCGACCTGGCCCGCACCCCGCTGATGGTCTACGGGGTCAACCTGCTGGCAGCCGCCCTCGCCTACTACGTCCTGGTGCTCGTCATCAAGCGCGCCGAGGGCCCGGGCGGCCCCTTCGCCGAGGCGATCGGGAGCGACGTCAAGGGCAAGATCTCGCCCGTGCTCTACCTCGCCGGGATCGGCTCCGCGCTGGTCGCCGGCTGGCTGGCGCTGCTGTTCTACGCGGTGGTCGCCGCGCTCTGGCTGGTGCCGGACCGGCGGATGGAGGCCTACGCGGCCGCGCACGACCTCGTGGAGTAG
- a CDS encoding 1-acyl-sn-glycerol-3-phosphate acyltransferase has protein sequence MRRHFLVRRNLARLLLRLARWRAVGECPRRGVLVGAPHTSNWDWVLTMLLAWTNDVQISLLVKKEFFRGPLGPLLRATGGVPLDRESPGATIRALLEEADSDDPFLLGIAAEGTRSKVDFWKGGFYRISQQTGLPITLAFLDAPSRTVGFGPTFAVTGDVRADMDRIRAFYADKTGFKPELMTEPRLRDEG, from the coding sequence GTGAGGCGGCACTTCCTCGTCCGGCGGAACCTCGCCCGGCTGCTGCTGCGCCTCGCGCGCTGGCGCGCGGTCGGCGAGTGCCCGCGCCGCGGCGTGCTCGTCGGGGCGCCGCACACGTCCAACTGGGACTGGGTACTGACGATGCTCCTGGCCTGGACGAACGACGTGCAGATCAGCCTGCTGGTCAAGAAGGAGTTCTTCCGCGGCCCGCTCGGCCCGCTGCTGCGCGCGACCGGCGGGGTCCCGCTGGACCGCGAGAGCCCGGGGGCGACGATCCGGGCGCTGCTCGAGGAGGCCGACTCCGACGACCCGTTCCTGCTGGGCATCGCGGCCGAGGGGACCCGCAGCAAGGTCGACTTCTGGAAGGGCGGCTTCTACCGGATCTCCCAGCAGACCGGCCTGCCGATCACCCTGGCCTTCCTCGACGCCCCGTCCCGCACGGTCGGCTTCGGCCCGACGTTCGCCGTCACCGGCGACGTGCGTGCGGACATGGACCGGATCCGGGCGTTCTACGCCGACAAGACCGGCTTCAAGCCCGAGCTGATGACCGAGCCGCGGCTGCGCGACGAGGGCTAG
- the rdgB gene encoding RdgB/HAM1 family non-canonical purine NTP pyrophosphatase — protein sequence MSSAAEGPQVFLASRNRKKIEEMERLLREHAPGLRVLGLDDVTAYDEPVEDQPTFEGNALLKARAGFDVTGLPSLADDSGLCVDALNGMPGVLSARWSGPPKDDDRNNDLLLAQLADVPDERRTARFACAVVLCHAGGVEVVHGEMRGRVIREKRGSGGFGYDVLFVADENATDQGGDGRTSAELTPQEKDAISHRGRALREIAPTVAAVLSGAGAPS from the coding sequence GTGAGCTCCGCGGCTGAGGGTCCGCAGGTCTTCCTGGCCTCGCGGAACCGCAAGAAGATCGAGGAGATGGAGCGGCTCCTGCGCGAGCACGCCCCGGGTCTCCGGGTGCTCGGCCTCGACGACGTGACGGCGTACGACGAGCCGGTCGAGGACCAGCCGACCTTCGAGGGCAACGCGCTGCTCAAGGCGCGGGCCGGCTTCGACGTCACCGGGCTGCCGTCGCTGGCCGACGACTCCGGGCTGTGCGTCGACGCGCTCAACGGGATGCCCGGCGTGCTGTCGGCGCGCTGGTCCGGCCCCCCGAAGGACGACGACCGCAACAACGACCTGCTGCTGGCCCAGCTGGCCGACGTACCCGACGAGCGGCGGACCGCGCGCTTCGCGTGCGCCGTGGTGCTCTGCCACGCCGGTGGCGTCGAGGTCGTGCACGGCGAGATGCGGGGCCGGGTGATCCGCGAGAAGCGGGGGAGCGGCGGGTTCGGGTACGACGTGCTCTTCGTCGCCGACGAGAACGCCACCGACCAGGGGGGCGACGGCCGGACCTCCGCCGAGCTGACCCCGCAGGAGAAGGACGCGATCTCGCACCGCGGCCGGGCCCTGCGCGAGATCGCCCCGACCGTCGCCGCGGTCCTGTCCGGAGCGGGGGCCCCGTCGTGA
- the rph gene encoding ribonuclease PH: protein MTTPAGGTAAPTGGRSDGRADDQLRPVTITRHWLDHAAGSVLVEFGKTKVLCAASASEGVPRWRKGSGRGWVTAEYSMLPASTNTRSDRESVKGRIGGRTHEISRLIGRSLRAVIDYQALGENTIVLDCDVLQADGGTRTAAITGAYVALADAVTHLRGIGALKGEPLTGSIAAVSVGIIDGTPRLDLHYDDDVRAETDMNVVMTGDGRFVEVQGTAEGAPFDRAELDALLALAEGGCADLTRLQSDALSQ from the coding sequence ATGACGACACCAGCCGGCGGCACCGCTGCCCCCACCGGTGGCCGCAGCGACGGCCGCGCCGACGACCAGCTCCGCCCGGTCACGATCACCCGCCACTGGCTCGACCACGCGGCCGGCTCGGTGCTGGTGGAGTTCGGCAAGACCAAGGTCCTGTGCGCCGCCTCCGCGTCCGAGGGCGTGCCGCGCTGGCGCAAGGGCTCGGGCCGGGGCTGGGTGACCGCGGAGTACTCCATGCTCCCCGCGTCGACGAACACCCGCTCCGACCGCGAGTCCGTCAAGGGCCGGATCGGCGGCCGCACCCACGAGATCAGCCGGCTGATCGGGCGCTCGCTGCGCGCGGTCATCGACTACCAGGCCCTCGGCGAGAACACCATCGTGCTCGACTGCGACGTGCTGCAGGCCGACGGCGGCACCCGCACCGCCGCGATCACGGGCGCGTACGTCGCGCTCGCCGACGCCGTCACCCACCTGCGCGGCATCGGCGCCCTCAAGGGCGAGCCGCTGACCGGCTCGATCGCCGCCGTGAGCGTCGGCATCATCGACGGCACCCCGCGCCTGGACCTGCACTACGACGACGACGTGCGCGCCGAGACCGACATGAACGTCGTGATGACCGGGGACGGTCGCTTCGTCGAGGTCCAGGGCACCGCCGAGGGCGCGCCCTTCGACCGCGCCGAGCTCGACGCCCTGCTCGCCCTGGCGGAGGGCGGCTGCGCCGACCTCACCCGCCTGCAGTCCGACGCGCTGTCGCAGTGA
- a CDS encoding ABC transporter permease codes for MSTTMPAAPALTLDVSGTRPIPFGRLVGVELRKSYDTRAGLWLLLTIGGLTLLVEGVVLAVTTVQDEPMSFGDFIGAAAFMTSIVLPVLGIMVVTSEWGQRTAMVTFALEPRRPRVILAKLVTGLVLTLATAVFAIVVGLVCILLYAALQGESPTWDFGWNYLVGFLVTQSFAMIGGFALATLLLNTPAAIVVFFVYKWVLPGLFALGTALISWFGDLAPWLDFQAAQGPVYDLTVDGSEWSHLVVSGLIWLVLPLALGVRRVLRAEVK; via the coding sequence ATGAGCACGACCATGCCGGCCGCGCCGGCGCTCACGCTGGACGTCTCGGGCACCCGCCCGATCCCGTTCGGCCGGCTGGTCGGCGTGGAGCTGCGCAAGTCCTACGACACCCGCGCCGGCCTGTGGCTGCTGCTCACGATCGGCGGCCTGACGCTCCTGGTCGAGGGCGTGGTGCTGGCCGTGACGACGGTGCAGGACGAGCCGATGTCCTTCGGCGACTTCATCGGCGCCGCGGCGTTCATGACCTCGATCGTGCTGCCCGTGCTGGGGATCATGGTCGTGACCAGCGAGTGGGGCCAGCGCACCGCGATGGTGACCTTCGCGCTCGAGCCGCGACGGCCGCGGGTGATCCTGGCGAAGCTGGTCACCGGTCTCGTGCTCACGCTCGCGACCGCGGTCTTCGCGATCGTCGTGGGCCTCGTCTGCATCCTGCTGTACGCCGCGCTGCAGGGGGAGTCGCCGACGTGGGACTTCGGCTGGAACTACCTCGTCGGCTTCCTGGTCACCCAGTCCTTCGCGATGATCGGCGGCTTCGCGCTGGCGACGCTGCTGCTCAACACCCCGGCCGCGATCGTGGTGTTCTTCGTCTACAAGTGGGTGCTGCCGGGGCTCTTCGCGCTGGGCACCGCCCTGATCAGCTGGTTCGGCGACCTCGCCCCGTGGCTGGACTTCCAGGCGGCGCAGGGCCCCGTCTACGACCTCACCGTCGACGGGTCCGAGTGGAGCCACCTGGTCGTGTCGGGGCTGATCTGGCTGGTGCTCCCGCTCGCCCTCGGCGTGCGCCGGGTGCTGCGCGCGGAGGTGAAGTAG